The DNA sequence TTCTTTAGGTTGCAAAATTTTGAAACCAATAGCAGAAAAGCCAATAATACAAACCTTGCTATGGAAGGTATAGCTGTAACTGGCACTGAAGTAGATAAAAAAAAAGGAATTATTTCCACTATTGTGCTTGAAATTGGCGGCTCCACTAATTTGTGCAGACACTTAAGAGAAGGAGAGAAAATAATCCTTATGGGTCCAGCTGGTAAACCTACTGATGTTGATTAAACCCACTTCGTACTAGTTATACTACAATATATATTATTTATTAATAAATCTATACTACAATAACAATTTTTATTAAGGTAGTATTATGAAATATCACTTAACACTGGAATTTCCAAAGGAAAAATACTCTATAGACAAGAACAGTAATCAATTTACAGCAAAAGATCAAGAAGGTAACAGATTTATCATGACTGCAGATAATAAACAAAAAGGAAAAATTTCTTTTTGTAAAGATGATGATAATGAGTGTAAATCTAAGCAACACTACACAGTCAAAGATCCAAAAATATGTAATAAGCTCTCTGATATTGATAGTGCTGACTATATAAGTGTTATTATGGAAGGTTATGGTGAAAAATATTTCCAAGAGAGAATATTAGGTGGATTAAACAAATATAATATTGATTATATTTTTGTTGTGGATGAAGGTGAAACACAGAATGTACTGTTAGAGAATTTTATAATCTAATTTTCATTATACAGCTACTAAAGAGCTTTCTTAGTTCCAGTATCTGCTGCTCAAATTTCGTAATTACAGCACTTGATACAGACTAAATTAACAAAGAATTCTTTAATAGGATCAACTATTGCAAAGGTCATAAAAGTTGAATGAGTGAATTGAAAACTGCCAACTCCATTAGATTTATGCAGATACTTAAGAGAAAGCGAGTAAATAACTTTCAACTGGCAGACTTACTGAAGTTCTTGGTATTAAAGTAATGTCAAACTTTATTTCAAAAAGTAAATAATTTACTAACACTCGTGCACAAATTAAAAATAAATTATGCACGAGTGTAGCACTATGAATTAGGAGTGCTATATTAAAGCTTACCTCACTATTAAAGCTATCGGTCAGATTAGATTTAAAACCTAATCTGACCGGTTTCTCTATAACCCTCTAAACCCTGATATAATTATATGGTAATTAGTTTAATTAGTGGTTAATATGCAAATTGATTTTATTCGTATATTGAGGTAGCATAAACCATACTGGTTTACATCATTGTGCAGCTTTATAAATTGTCACTGCTACTTCTGCTGATTGCATTAATAGTTATAGTACTAACACTACCTGAAAATTTAGGTAATATATTAAATTGGTCTCATCCAGTTCTAAATTATGATTTATCTTTCCGTATCGTACTAATATCTTTTCTATCAGTTGCGTTTTTAGCTGTTCTACCAGCAAAAAATTTGAGTTTTTCAGAGATGCTTTCTTTTGCTGCTTACACTATCAGCTCATTGTGTGCAATTTTATCTGAGCAGATAATATTAGTTGTAGTATTCTTTGAATTAATGACCATCAGTGCATCTTTTATTATTGCAGCTAGCTGTAGAGATAGTGGATCTGCAATAAGGTACGCTTGCGTACACTTTTTGGTTGGGGTTATATTAATAGCAGGATTGGCATTTCAAAGCACTAACCTGATAATTTGGGGTTTATTGATAAACTGTGCTTGTTTTCCTTTTTCGTTTTGGGTTGTTGATGCATATCCTGCTGCATCGCTACATGGCACTACATATCTCTCTTTATTTACTACTAAAATCTCCTTTTTAGTGATGCTTTTACACACTTATAACCTATGGCAAGATTGTACTGAAATATTAGCGCTTGTAGGCGCCATCACTGCAATTTACAGCATTATATTTGCTTCTCTTGAGCAAAATATTCGTAGATTTTTATGCTACAATGTTGTAGGACAAATGGGCTTGCTGATTATTGCAGGAGGTTTACTCAGCCCTTCGGAAAAGGCAATACCAATTTTGATGCTACACATAATTTTCTCTCTCGTTTATCAATCATTATTGTTTGTGGTTAGCAATGCGATTATTTCGCGGACAAAAACAATTAGTTTTAATGGAGTGGGTAATTTAATGTCAGTGGAAGGCATGTGTGCTATAATTGCAATACTTACAATGGCTGCATTTCCTGGAACCGCTGGATTTATTAGTAAATCATACATTACAGCCGAGATTGAAGCAAGTGGTGCTAATTTAGAAGTGTATAAAAACTTATACAAGATTCTAAATTTACTGCTTTATTTAAGCGTGGGGCTCAAGTTTCTTTACTACATATTTATTGTAAAAAGTAAGTCGAAACCTTTAGCAGAGAGGGGAGGCAAAATGACTATGATTATTTTAGCATTTATATGCGTAATTGCTGGCAATCCTTACTTACCTATTTACAATAAACCTTCGATTTTCGATTTTGTGTACAACACAAAAAATATTTTGTCGCAATTTAATTTGTTATTATGTACCACTTTATTGTTCATTCTTTTACGCAAGTTATTTTACCCGAGAATAAATTTTAAAATGGATGTTGATTGGATTTTTAGAGCTTTCATACCCTATATTATCTTGCTGTTCAATCAGTTAGTCTCTAAAACTAGAGAAATGCTTGCCAGCGTAGTGCAAAACTTGACTAATCCACTTGTTGGCTTATACTTTAATAATATTACTAAACTTAAAGAAGTGCTGGATTATAACTCAGTGAGTTTTGTTTCAGCTTCTTCTCTCTTTTTAATGAGTATTCTACTAATGCTATTATGTTTAAGTCGTTAACCGAAAGTTTAAATTCTGTATTTAGTAAACTGAGAGGAAAGTCAATTATTTCTGAAGATGATTTTAATCTTGCCATGCGTGAAATACGTATAGCTTTAATTGAAGCTGACGTTTCACTTGAAGTTGCAAAAAAATTCATCAACGACATTAAAGATAAAGTGATTGGAGAAAAAGTCATAAAAAGTGTCTCTCCAGCGCAAATGATAATCAAAATTGTGCAGGATAATTTAGCTGCAGTTCTCGGATCAGAAAAAAGTGACTTAAACCTAGCAGTTAAACCCCCTGCTGTGATTATGATGGTGGGGTTACAAGGTGCAGGTAAAACAACTACCTCAGGGAAACTTGCTTTAAAGTTAAAAAAACAAAAGAAAAAAGTGATGCTCGCTTCTTTAGACATTTATAGACCAGCTGCTCAAAAACAACTTGAAGTGCTAGGCAGACAAATAGATGTGCAAACTTTACCTGTAATGATAAACGAGAAGCCCATTGCAATTACAAAAAAGGCAGTAGCAGTAGCAAAAAATGATAATTATGATGTATTAATACTAGATACCGCAGGCAGGCTTCATATCGACAATAATATGATGAGTGAGTTGAAAACTATAAAGGAAATAGCTTCACCTGCAGAAGTTATTTTAGTAGCAGATGCAATGATAGGCCAGGATGCAGTCAACATTGCCAAATCATTCAATGAGGCAATAGGTGTAACCGGCATTATTCTTACCCGTGTTGATGGTGATGCACGTGGTGGTGCTGCTCTTTCTATGAAAATGATCACCGATTGTCCAATTAAATTTATTGCTTGTGGTGAAAAATTAAGTGACCTTGATGATTTTTACCCCGATAGAATTGCAAAAAGGATACTTAGCATGGGTGATGTTGTCTCATTGGTTGAAAAAGCTGCTGAGATTGTTGGTCAGGAAGAAATTGATAAGTTACAAAAGAAAGTAAAAAGGGGTAAATTTGACCTAAACGACTTGGTAGGAATGTTGAAAATTCTCAATAAAATGGATGGTATTAGCAACATAATGAAGTTCATTCCTAGTTCATTCACAAAAAAGCTAAGCAGCGGTGTGCCAGACGATAATAAAGTGAAAAAATATATAGCCATTATAAACTCAATGACTGAAAAAGAAAGACAAAATCCAGATATTTTAAATGGCAAAAGAAGACTTAGAATTTCTAAGGGGTCTGGGACAAGTGTAACTGATGTTAATCTTTTAATTAAGCAGTATAATCAAATGAGCTCTATGGTAAATAAGTTCAGTAAAGTTGATCATGGTAAACTCAAAGAATCTGATTTAATGAATATGCTGAGCAGAAAGTAAGTCAATAGGTAGTAGAAAGAAATAAAACCATCAGTTGTAATTGCTGTTGAGTAGTGAAGTATATTATTTTAGCGTGGAGTAACAAATTTAATAAATTTCCGCAGTTGGAATTGGCATAATAATAAAAATTGATAATAAGTTAGAGATTGTCCTGAAAGTAGTAAACTTAGGTGTAATAGTTTAGACTTAATCTGACAGGGAAATAAAGTAAGATAAAAATATGAACAAATTATAAAGGAGTGTCAGATATGAGAAGAAAAAATACGTATCCGTTCAGGGGAGTGGAGAAACAGATGGACGGAGGAGTGATAAAAAGATAATCATAGAATGAATGTGAGGTAATATGGTTAATCTTTTAGAAGTCTGCAAAAATTTACAGCAAAGAATAGAAAAATTGGAGGCAAGGATAAAAGAGTTAGAGGAAGAAAATAAAGCTCTAAAAATAGAAAATGCTGAGTTAAAGGAAAGGCTAGGTTTAAATTCAAAAAACTCATCTCTGCCAAGCTCTAAAGAATTATACAAAATAAAAAAAGACAGGCCAAAGAGCGAAAGGAATGTTGGTGGTCGGTCGGGCACAAAGGCAATTATCGGTCTAAAATGGATGCAGATAAAGTAATAAAGATAGAATTCTTGCGAATGCGGAGGAGAGATTGCAATTATGCGACAAACCGTACATTCATCAGAAAGTTGATCTTCCGGAGATCAAGCCCTATGTAGTAGAATATCAATTAGAGCATGGACGTTGTAGGAAATGTGGAAAAAGAAGAAGCAGCAAGTTACCAGAAGGTGTTATGTCAGATACATTTGGACCAAGAGTTAAGTCAGTAGTTGCAGCATTAAGTGGGTTTTACAAAAATTCAAAGCGTGAAGTTGCTAGTATCATAAATGACATTTTTAATTTGAACATAAGTGTTGGCAGCGTATCAAATAGTGAACATAGAGTTGCGTCAAAATGCGGAAAAACGTATGAGCAAATCGAGCAAGAAATAAGCAGAAGTGAAGTTTTGCATATTGATGAAACGAGCCATTACAATAAATTGGTTGGTGCTGGATATTTGTTAGTAATCAAGAGAGTTTCGTAAAACTTACAGAGTCAAGAGGAATGAAAGTTTTAAAAAATAATGTATGTTGCAATCGTAATAGCTTGGTAATAACTGACAGGTACGCAGCATATATAGCTCTTCTCATAATAATCCAAACAAGTTAAGATATGGATTTATGGTAGTGGGGTTTGTATGCCAGCAGAGTATAGTTACGACTTAAGGAAAAAAGCATTGGATGAAGGAGAAAACTGTTGCCAAGAGATTAAAATTGGAAAAACGACTCTATATGAGTGGCAGAAAAGGCGTAAGGAAACGGGAGATTTTCAGTCAAAAAAGCCTGGAAGCGTAGATAAAATTACCGACTGGAATGTTTTTACCAAATTTGCAAAAAACCATAGTGGCAAAACTCAGTCAGAAATGCTGGGGCAATATCAGTCGACAAACGAGCACTTAAAAATATTGGATTTACAAGATCTACGGATATAAAGAAAGAAATGAAGAAAAGCGAGCTCAATTTTCAAAAGTTATAGCAACAAAACGTCATGAAAATCTTGTATATATTGACGAATCTGGAATAGACAATACAGAACATACGGATATTGCAGAAAAGGAGAGAGGTTTCATTCACTAAAATCAGGTAAAAAAACTCAGCGCGTCAGTATAGCTCTAAATAAAAAGAAAATCATTGCTCCATTGACCTTTACTGCAATAAAGATGTTTTCGAGGCTTGGTTTGAGCAGTTTTTAACTCCAATTTTAAGGTCTGGCCAAACTTTGATAACGCTACTTTCTATAAATCTAAAATAGATGATCTTGCTAAAGGAGTTGGTGCTGAACTTCCTCCATATTCTCCAGACTTTAACGAAATTGAGCATCAGTGGTTTGCTATAAAGAACAGAGCTAGAAAAAAATATCCCTATTTTTAAGTCTTTCCTTCAAGCTGTTGTTTCTGCTTTTTTATTCTGACTATTATGAGAAGAGCTATAAGAGGTTGTCCACAAACCATTAAATTCAAGCATATTCCCTACTTAACATAACTTTACTCATAGCCAGATATATGAAACTTTCAGTAGATGTTGTAAGTAAATCGTACTCCTTTGATAGCCTTCTATTTCTATTGATCCAAGCAAAAGTCCTCTCTACCACCCACCTTCTCGGTTGTACTGCAAATCCAGGATCCCGTTGTGGCAATAGTTCTGGTGGTGTATCTTTATGCACCCAAAACCTACATGGAGGTCTTTTCACAATTTCAATATCTATCCCATGTTCTTCCTCTATATGGGTTTTTAAATCTTTTCCTTGGTACCCCATATCAGCCCACATTTTCTTAATATTGCTGTATTTTTCTTTCATATTGTCCAATACCATCTTCACCCCATCTCTGTCATTTTCGCTTGCAGCTCCTACATAGCAACCAAGCACAAATCCTTGAGTATCTGTGATTATATGTCTTTTTCTCCCATTTACTTTTTTTGCACCATCATAACCTTTGACCCCCCTTTTTCCGTGATTTTTACCGATTGACTATCCACTATGCATGCGCTTGGCTCCTCACTTCTTCCCATTTTTGACCTACTATATTTAGTGATATCATAGTTCACTTTCTCAAAAATCCTCTGCTTTTTCCATCTTCTAAACTGTTCATGCACAGCCTTCCACAACGGAAAATCGTGTGGTAAATTGCGCCATTGACATCCTGTGCGCAGTACATAAAGAATTGCATTCAGTATCTCACACTTACTGTATTTTGGCGGCCTTCCTCCTTTCTTATACGATACCCTGAAGTGTTTTTCTATTCGGGACCATTCCCTTTTACTTAAATCTGTTGGATATTTTTTCCTCATCTCTTACCTCAATATTCTGCCTTTATATACTACTTATTTCTTGATTTGTGGACAACCTCTAATTATTTTTTTGATAAAAATAGGCAAATCTGTTGGGCACACTTAGCAAGGGATTTTGAAACATAAGACCTGCTGCGAATCAAGCGATAAAAAAAAGGAAAGGAGGGTGACTAAAATCAAGGTTAACTAAAAGGAGTGCTTAAGATTCACAATACCAGCAATAATATTGAACCTCAGGTTATATTTTTTCTGAAAATTGGGGAGTGTTAAATAAACTGTGTCAAACTGCATTTTTAATTCAACTCAATTTTCAATCTGTTGGGAAAGAAAATATCGAGCTGAGATATAGTCAATGCCCAATCATGTACAGGCATAGTCCATTTCTCCTCCACTTTCTTTATAGCACAATATACCTGTTTATACAAGGCATTTATGCTAGTAAATGAGCCCTTGGTTTTGGTGAATTTCCTAATTTGCCTATGTAGCCCCTCTATGGGATTAGTAGTATAGATTATCCTCCTAACTGGGTCGGAATACTTAAAATAACCAGATAGGTTTTCCCAATTATTCTGCCAAGATTATAGGGTACTTTGTGCCCCATTTTTCATCTAATTCCAACAGATAATTCTCGGCAATTTCCTTACTTGAAGCTTTTCTTTAAATCACTCAAAAAACTCTTTACTAGCTACATACTTCAGTGAGTTACGTATCTGATGCACTATACACATTCTGCATTAGGGAACACACCGTTTATTGCTGCAGGAAAGCTTTTTAGCCCATCTACACATGCAATTAGAATATCTTCCACTCCTCTCTCTTTGAGATCATTTAGTACTCCCAACCAGAACTTCACTTTCAGCTAAATAAAACTTCTTTTCTGCCATTTTGCTAATATATTATACATACATTTACTTACACAACTCCTTAAAAAACCATGAAAACTATCGGATATACAGACTGCAGCGGACGACTACGCCATTCGTTGATTACTGTTTGTCAGTAATACTTGATATCTCTGCCGCCGATATTTTGTGATCGTAAATTTCCTCAATATGTGACGCTATATCTCCATGCCACTGGCAAATGTGCTTAAGACCTTTGCTTCAAGTTCTGTTGTTTGTCTTTTTCTAACTATTTGGGGTTCAAAGCTTCCTTCCCTGTCTCTAGGTGTTAACAACTCAAATGAGTTGTACGTAAAGTTTTTCCCATTTCTTCGATTATTTTCTTCGCTTTCACCAGACAAGTGGTGTTCTATTTCACCTTCTAGACTCGCCTCCAGCAGCTTTTTTATAAATGGTGTTAATGCTCCCTCCTTTCCTGTCAACGGTCTTCCTTCTCGTATAGACGACAGGTTTCTAATTCTTTATAATCTACCAAACCGGTAGTTTTATTTACTTGACTCATGTCAAACCTCCGTTTTTTTATATCAATTATATTTTTATTTCTTGGTTTGACACAGTTTTCCCCTATCAGGAGGTAACTTACATGCCGTTGATCACCTTATATCACGCCATTTTTGATACTTTCAACACTTATGCCCCAACCCGCTTGTTTTTTTTGTGGCCAGTATATGAAAGAAAACTTGTATCTTGAATTACAATAATTCTTTTATAATCTTTTGCTCTTTCAACAGTTTTTGTAATATGTGATGCTAAGATGTCAGCTTCTTTTATACTCTCGTTTTGGAAAAAGCGATATGCTGCCTTTGCCTCTGACCAACTTTCACATGCTTGATTGATTGAACTTTCAGGCATATTTGCCAAGCTATCAGCAATATCTACTAATCGATCAGTTAATCTTTTATCCCCAAGTACAGCATTTCCAAATTCATTTTTAGCCCATTCATTACTCTTGCTTTCCATTTTACACCCTTAATATTTGCAAACTTTAATATTGTAATACTTTGTTTTTATGTCCATTTATATTTGTGGGTAATAGTAAGCTACTAGTCAGCCAAATAAAGTATGGGTTTACATACATAAAAACTAAGGATGGCTGGCTATATTTGGCAGCAATAATTGATCTAGTTGGCTGGTCAATGAGTAGCTAAGCGATTAGTTATAGAT is a window from the Wolbachia endosymbiont of Armadillidium arcangelii genome containing:
- the ffh gene encoding signal recognition particle protein — its product is MFKSLTESLNSVFSKLRGKSIISEDDFNLAMREIRIALIEADVSLEVAKKFINDIKDKVIGEKVIKSVSPAQMIIKIVQDNLAAVLGSEKSDLNLAVKPPAVIMMVGLQGAGKTTTSGKLALKLKKQKKKVMLASLDIYRPAAQKQLEVLGRQIDVQTLPVMINEKPIAITKKAVAVAKNDNYDVLILDTAGRLHIDNNMMSELKTIKEIASPAEVILVADAMIGQDAVNIAKSFNEAIGVTGIILTRVDGDARGGAALSMKMITDCPIKFIACGEKLSDLDDFYPDRIAKRILSMGDVVSLVEKAAEIVGQEEIDKLQKKVKRGKFDLNDLVGMLKILNKMDGISNIMKFIPSSFTKKLSSGVPDDNKVKKYIAIINSMTEKERQNPDILNGKRRLRISKGSGTSVTDVNLLIKQYNQMSSMVNKFSKVDHGKLKESDLMNMLSRK
- a CDS encoding IS5 family transposase (programmed frameshift) is translated as MRKKYPTDLSKREWSRIEKHFRVSYKKGGRPPKYSKCEILNAILYVLRTGCQWRNLPHDFPLWKAVHEQFRRWKKQRIFEKVNYDITKYSRSKMGRSEEPSACIVDSQSVKITEKGGSKVMMGAKKVNGRKRHIITDTQGFVLGCYVGAASENDRDGVKMVLDNMKEKYSNIKKMWADMGYQGKDLKTHIEEEHGIDIEIVKRPPCRFWVHKDTPPELLPQRDPGFAVQPRRWVVERTFAWINRNRRLSKEYDLLTTSTESFIYLAMSKVMLSREYA
- a CDS encoding proton-conducting transporter membrane subunit — its product is MQLYKLSLLLLLIALIVIVLTLPENLGNILNWSHPVLNYDLSFRIVLISFLSVAFLAVLPAKNLSFSEMLSFAAYTISSLCAILSEQIILVVVFFELMTISASFIIAASCRDSGSAIRYACVHFLVGVILIAGLAFQSTNLIIWGLLINCACFPFSFWVVDAYPAASLHGTTYLSLFTTKISFLVMLLHTYNLWQDCTEILALVGAITAIYSIIFASLEQNIRRFLCYNVVGQMGLLIIAGGLLSPSEKAIPILMLHIIFSLVYQSLLFVVSNAIISRTKTISFNGVGNLMSVEGMCAIIAILTMAAFPGTAGFISKSYITAEIEASGANLEVYKNLYKILNLLLYLSVGLKFLYYIFIVKSKSKPLAERGGKMTMIILAFICVIAGNPYLPIYNKPSIFDFVYNTKNILSQFNLLLCTTLLFILLRKLFYPRINFKMDVDWIFRAFIPYIILLFNQLVSKTREMLASVVQNLTNPLVGLYFNNITKLKEVLDYNSVSFVSASSLFLMSILLMLLCLSR